In the genome of Saccharomonospora viridis DSM 43017, one region contains:
- a CDS encoding Gfo/Idh/MocA family protein, with product MVDVRPSRRSFLQSVGLAAGVVAASGTIPANAVTSTAEAPQRARGQRSMIGVPFDRYDEVRIGLIGLGNRGMGMLSGWTAVPGAVVTAVCDVVPDHAQRAAEAVKSETGRRPTVYTGSDKAYEELCASDDVDFVYVATPWEWHFRQGMAALRNGKHVGIELPIATELKELWQLVDASERARRHCFLMENCSYGRNELAILRMAHDGLFGELTNGHGGYLHDLRELLFNGHYTPEDWRRAWHTKIDASFYAMHGLAPIAACMDINRGDRFTYLTATSSAALGLADYRERFMPKDHPSWSETYVKGDRTTCMLMTAKGRMVRAEHDVSSPRPYSRINSIAGTRGVFEDYPTRIYVEPDHTNHQWADAKPYLDRYDHWLWRKVGDDAENNGGHGGMDYILQWRIIQQMRAGLVPDIDVYDSAAWCAPVPLSAESIRKGSRPVAVPDFTRGRWEEPRPGLDSEETDMPPVSGNRR from the coding sequence ATGGTGGACGTCAGGCCGAGTCGAAGGTCGTTCCTGCAGAGCGTGGGTTTGGCGGCGGGAGTCGTTGCCGCAAGCGGCACCATCCCCGCCAACGCGGTGACCAGCACCGCCGAAGCCCCACAACGGGCCCGCGGACAACGCTCCATGATCGGAGTACCGTTCGACCGCTACGACGAGGTCCGCATCGGACTGATCGGCCTGGGCAACCGCGGCATGGGCATGCTGTCCGGTTGGACCGCCGTCCCGGGCGCGGTCGTCACCGCGGTGTGCGACGTCGTGCCCGACCACGCCCAACGCGCTGCCGAGGCCGTGAAATCGGAGACCGGTCGCCGTCCGACCGTCTACACCGGAAGTGACAAGGCGTACGAGGAACTCTGCGCGTCCGATGACGTGGACTTCGTCTACGTCGCCACCCCGTGGGAATGGCACTTCCGCCAGGGCATGGCCGCACTGCGCAACGGCAAGCACGTCGGGATCGAGCTCCCCATCGCCACCGAGCTCAAGGAGCTGTGGCAGCTCGTGGACGCCAGCGAACGCGCACGGCGGCACTGCTTCCTCATGGAGAACTGCTCCTACGGCCGCAACGAGTTGGCCATCCTCCGGATGGCTCACGACGGCCTGTTCGGCGAGCTCACCAACGGGCACGGCGGCTACCTGCACGACCTGCGCGAACTGCTGTTCAACGGCCACTACACCCCCGAGGACTGGCGACGGGCGTGGCACACCAAGATCGACGCCAGCTTCTACGCCATGCACGGCCTCGCACCGATCGCGGCCTGCATGGACATCAACCGTGGTGACCGGTTCACCTATCTCACGGCGACGAGCTCGGCCGCGCTGGGCCTGGCCGACTACCGCGAGCGGTTCATGCCCAAGGACCACCCGTCGTGGAGCGAGACCTACGTCAAGGGTGACCGCACGACGTGCATGCTCATGACCGCCAAGGGCCGGATGGTGCGCGCCGAACACGACGTCAGCTCACCGCGCCCGTACAGCCGGATCAACAGCATCGCCGGCACCCGCGGCGTCTTCGAGGACTACCCCACCCGCATCTACGTCGAACCCGACCACACCAACCACCAGTGGGCGGACGCCAAGCCGTACCTCGACCGCTACGACCACTGGTTGTGGCGCAAGGTCGGCGACGACGCCGAGAACAACGGCGGCCACGGCGGCATGGACTACATCCTGCAGTGGCGGATCATCCAGCAGATGCGTGCGGGTCTCGTGCCCGACATCGACGTGTACGACTCGGCGGCCTGGTGCGCGCCCGTGCCGTTGTCGGCGGAGTCGATCCGCAAGGGCAGCCGACCCGTGGCGGTACCGGACTTCACGCGGGGCCGCTGGGAGGAGCCGCGTCCGGGCCTGGACTCCGAGGAGACCGACATGCCGCCGGTCTCCGGGAACCGCCGTTAA
- a CDS encoding SIS domain-containing protein has protein sequence MTTPLVSTEIATQPDTWRQAAALAPSSPLPRRGQRVAVVGCGTSWFIAQAYAARREGLGHGVTDAFAASEFPTGRDYDLVVAISRSGTTSEVLTLLRKLRGNVPTLAIIGDPDSPGREAADEVVTLPFADERSVVQTRFATSTLSLLRAGLGEDVESLAAAAKDAVRWSAPSALLERTQITFLGRGWSVGLAHEAALKCREAALAWTESYPAMDYRHGPKAISDENSAVVFLGSRPDGLVEEVEATGALALWFDEDPQLTLVRCQLFAVAYALSKGLDPDRPRHLTRSIILSGE, from the coding sequence TTGACCACTCCCCTCGTCTCCACCGAGATCGCCACCCAGCCCGACACCTGGCGACAGGCCGCCGCGCTGGCCCCCTCGTCCCCACTGCCTCGGCGCGGACAGCGTGTGGCCGTCGTCGGATGCGGCACGAGCTGGTTCATCGCCCAGGCCTATGCCGCACGTCGGGAAGGTCTCGGTCACGGTGTCACCGACGCCTTCGCCGCCAGCGAGTTCCCCACGGGTCGGGACTACGACCTCGTCGTGGCGATCTCCCGCTCCGGCACGACGAGCGAGGTGCTCACTCTGTTGCGCAAGCTGCGGGGGAACGTGCCGACGCTCGCCATCATCGGTGATCCCGATTCGCCGGGCCGCGAGGCGGCGGACGAAGTCGTGACCCTGCCGTTCGCCGACGAACGGTCGGTGGTGCAGACCCGGTTCGCCACCTCGACGCTCTCCCTGCTGCGGGCCGGTCTCGGCGAGGACGTCGAGTCCCTGGCCGCGGCGGCAAAGGACGCGGTGCGTTGGTCGGCGCCCTCCGCCCTGTTGGAACGGACCCAGATCACGTTCCTCGGCCGGGGGTGGAGCGTCGGTCTCGCACACGAGGCGGCCCTCAAGTGCCGGGAAGCGGCGCTGGCGTGGACGGAGTCGTACCCGGCCATGGACTACCGGCACGGTCCCAAGGCGATCTCCGACGAGAACTCCGCCGTGGTGTTCCTCGGTTCCCGTCCCGACGGTCTCGTCGAGGAGGTGGAGGCCACGGGGGCGTTGGCGTTGTGGTTCGACGAGGACCCGCAGCTGACCCTGGTGCGGTGCCAGCTGTTCGCGGTGGCGTATGCGCTGTCGAAGGGACTGGACCCCGACCGTCCCCGTCACCTGACCCGGTCGATCATCCTGTCGGGGGAGTGA
- a CDS encoding ROK family protein, with product MSQTIGNSPPQPAVVALDVGGTFVKWLVADRTGVLRRGTTPTRAADGPERSFGVVLDTVDTALAALPSTHTPVGIGLAVPGTVDERRGVCVYSENLGWRELPVVERVLRHTGLPVGFGHDVRSAATAEWRLGAGRGIADQVYVSVGTGLAAALLLDGRLVVSGGYAGEIGHGGTLEGEPCTCGGRGCAETVASAAAIARRYTASTGIPVDGARDVLARAREGDAVAHRVWEDAVEVLGSVVADLIRVTGVARIVIGGGLVHAGEALLTPLRDRVRERLTVHPTAHILPAVLGGAAGSWGAALLGWEAADIDLDPILTAYADAVRTRSEPGAAE from the coding sequence GTGTCCCAGACGATCGGTAATTCGCCACCTCAGCCCGCCGTCGTGGCCCTCGACGTGGGCGGGACCTTCGTCAAATGGCTCGTCGCCGACCGCACCGGAGTCCTCCGTCGCGGCACGACCCCCACCCGCGCCGCGGACGGGCCGGAACGTTCGTTCGGCGTGGTTTTAGACACAGTGGACACTGCGCTGGCCGCGTTGCCCTCGACGCACACGCCCGTGGGGATCGGCCTGGCCGTTCCCGGCACGGTCGACGAACGTCGCGGGGTGTGCGTGTACTCGGAGAACCTGGGCTGGCGGGAACTGCCCGTGGTCGAACGGGTCTTGCGGCACACCGGTCTGCCTGTGGGCTTCGGCCACGACGTGCGCTCGGCGGCGACGGCGGAGTGGCGGCTCGGCGCGGGCCGCGGAATCGCCGACCAGGTGTACGTGTCGGTGGGCACGGGACTGGCCGCTGCGCTGCTGCTCGACGGCCGCCTGGTGGTCTCGGGCGGCTACGCCGGGGAGATCGGCCACGGCGGCACACTCGAGGGCGAACCCTGTACCTGTGGCGGGCGGGGCTGCGCGGAGACCGTCGCCTCGGCCGCCGCGATCGCCCGCCGCTACACGGCGTCGACGGGAATCCCCGTCGACGGCGCACGGGACGTGCTCGCCCGCGCCCGGGAAGGCGACGCGGTGGCCCACCGGGTGTGGGAGGACGCCGTCGAGGTGCTGGGTTCCGTCGTGGCGGACCTGATCCGCGTGACCGGCGTGGCCCGGATCGTCATCGGCGGCGGCCTGGTCCACGCGGGAGAAGCCCTGCTCACGCCGCTACGGGACCGAGTGCGCGAACGGCTCACCGTGCACCCCACCGCGCACATCCTGCCCGCCGTCCTCGGCGGAGCGGCCGGTTCGTGGGGCGCCGCGCTGCTCGGCTGGGAGGCGGCCGACATCGACCTCGACCCGATCCTCACCGCGTACGCGGACGCAGTGCGTACCCGAAGCGAACCCGGTGCGGCCGAATGA
- a CDS encoding 1-phosphofructokinase family hexose kinase, with amino-acid sequence MILTITPNPALDVTYHLPHAHWGDVNRVHRVSETPGGKGVNVARVLRQLGETVVCTGFLGGDTGDRLRRLLGDVDQRWVAVEQPTRRTTAVVTASDTTLFNEPGAPVDEAAWRRLTALVSELAGEGDVVVLSGSMPPDTPEHVVHTLVDTVVAHDARIIVDTSGPLLRVAARARATLVKPNRDELRAATGEEDVLTGARTLLKDGAHGVVASLGEDGMLAATGEPDRPRTWRARPSTVVHGNPTGAGDAAVAALARALQDTDASLETTLAGCLADAVALSASAVTRPVAGEVDLAFCHRFRTTVSVTTPDGR; translated from the coding sequence ATGATCCTCACGATCACGCCCAACCCTGCCCTCGATGTCACCTACCACCTTCCGCACGCGCACTGGGGTGACGTCAACCGGGTCCACCGGGTCTCCGAAACCCCGGGGGGCAAAGGCGTCAACGTCGCACGCGTACTGCGCCAACTCGGCGAAACGGTGGTGTGCACGGGCTTTCTCGGCGGGGACACCGGTGATCGCCTCCGCCGCCTCCTGGGCGACGTCGACCAGCGATGGGTGGCGGTGGAACAGCCGACCCGCCGCACCACCGCCGTCGTCACCGCCTCCGACACCACCCTGTTCAACGAACCCGGCGCACCCGTCGATGAGGCGGCCTGGCGACGACTGACCGCTTTGGTGTCCGAACTCGCCGGGGAAGGCGACGTGGTGGTGCTGTCCGGTTCGATGCCGCCGGACACCCCCGAGCACGTCGTGCACACACTCGTGGACACCGTCGTGGCGCACGACGCACGCATCATCGTGGACACCTCCGGACCTCTACTGCGCGTCGCGGCCCGGGCCCGAGCGACGCTGGTCAAACCCAATCGCGACGAGCTGCGCGCCGCGACCGGCGAGGAGGACGTCCTCACCGGGGCACGGACGTTGCTCAAGGACGGGGCCCACGGTGTCGTCGCCTCACTCGGTGAGGACGGCATGCTCGCGGCCACGGGCGAGCCCGACCGTCCGCGAACCTGGCGAGCACGTCCGTCGACGGTGGTGCACGGCAATCCCACGGGCGCAGGGGACGCCGCGGTGGCCGCGTTGGCCCGTGCGCTGCAGGACACGGACGCATCGCTGGAGACGACGCTCGCCGGCTGCCTCGCCGACGCCGTCGCCCTGTCCGCGTCCGCCGTCACCAGGCCCGTCGCGGGTGAGGTGGATCTCGCCTTCTGTCACCGTTTTCGAACCACCGTCTCTGTGACCACGCCGGACGGCCGTTGA
- a CDS encoding DeoR/GlpR family DNA-binding transcription regulator, which translates to MNRHERLAGLLELIIERESVHIDDLVRELGVSAATVRRDLDELAEQQLIIRTRGGATTAPGSSDLPLRYKTARHPEEKTRIAREAASMVEPGQVVGLNGGTTTTEVAREIAVRPELRAPTPGDEVVVVTNAVNIANELTVRPHLRVVVTGGVARALSYELTGPLAAPILEQISLDVLFLGVDAIDVERGAAAHHEGEAAVNGVFVARANRVVVVADSAKLGKTAFATICGIDAVDTLITDTNADRRVVQEFRRSGVEVIRV; encoded by the coding sequence ATGAACCGCCACGAGAGGTTAGCGGGACTGCTCGAACTCATCATCGAGAGGGAGAGTGTCCACATTGATGACCTCGTGCGTGAGCTCGGCGTGTCGGCGGCCACGGTGCGACGCGATCTCGACGAGCTTGCCGAGCAGCAACTCATCATTCGCACGCGTGGAGGCGCCACGACGGCCCCCGGTTCCTCCGACCTGCCACTGCGGTACAAGACGGCACGTCATCCCGAGGAGAAGACGCGCATCGCCCGGGAGGCGGCGTCGATGGTGGAGCCGGGTCAGGTGGTCGGGCTCAACGGCGGTACGACGACCACCGAGGTCGCCAGGGAGATCGCGGTACGCCCCGAGCTGCGTGCTCCCACGCCGGGGGACGAGGTCGTCGTGGTCACCAATGCCGTCAACATCGCCAATGAGCTCACCGTGCGTCCCCATCTGCGGGTGGTGGTGACCGGGGGCGTGGCCCGCGCGTTGAGCTACGAGCTCACCGGGCCGTTGGCGGCGCCGATCTTGGAGCAGATCTCGCTGGACGTGCTGTTCCTCGGTGTCGACGCGATCGATGTCGAACGGGGGGCCGCCGCGCACCACGAGGGAGAGGCGGCGGTGAACGGTGTGTTCGTCGCTCGGGCCAACCGAGTGGTGGTGGTCGCCGATTCGGCCAAGCTCGGCAAGACGGCGTTCGCGACGATCTGCGGTATCGACGCGGTGGACACGTTGATCACGGACACCAACGCCGATCGCCGGGTGGTGCAGGAGTTCCGCCGCAGCGGAGTGGAGGTCATCCGGGTCTGA
- a CDS encoding carbohydrate ABC transporter permease — protein sequence MPSVTTGGRRTSGARDLLRALPWIGPSLLLIAGIVFYPAILMIVNSTREISRTGVDRGSAGLDNYKALFDMPALPGVLLRTVLWVSVVVIVTIVLSLALANLLNKAFPGRQFVRLAVIVPWAASVVMTTTVIYYGLEPGYGIVQQFLHDVGLIDSPDFGFTKSMPSAFLVAIGIAIFVSLPFTTYTILAGMQSISPELLEAARIDGASPRVTYFRIVLPHLRPALAVATIINIINVYNNFPILSVVTGALPGYDADTTTTLMFKVLQDMRDSGMASALAVLNLIIVIVVIAVYIRIVKPLKAVDE from the coding sequence ATGCCATCAGTCACCACCGGCGGCCGCCGCACGAGCGGAGCCCGTGATCTGCTGCGGGCGCTGCCGTGGATCGGACCGAGCCTGCTCCTCATCGCCGGGATCGTCTTCTACCCGGCCATCCTGATGATCGTCAATTCCACGCGGGAGATCTCCCGGACCGGCGTGGACCGCGGTAGTGCGGGTCTTGACAACTACAAGGCCCTGTTCGACATGCCCGCCCTCCCGGGGGTGCTGCTGCGCACCGTGCTGTGGGTGTCGGTCGTGGTCATCGTGACGATCGTGCTCTCACTGGCGCTGGCGAACCTGCTCAACAAGGCGTTCCCCGGACGGCAGTTCGTGCGGCTCGCGGTCATCGTGCCGTGGGCGGCGTCGGTGGTGATGACGACCACCGTCATCTACTACGGACTCGAACCGGGCTACGGCATCGTGCAGCAGTTCCTGCACGACGTCGGCCTCATCGACTCACCGGACTTCGGCTTCACCAAGTCGATGCCGTCGGCGTTCCTGGTCGCCATCGGGATCGCGATCTTCGTGTCGTTGCCCTTCACCACCTACACGATCCTGGCGGGCATGCAGTCGATCAGCCCGGAGCTGCTGGAGGCGGCTCGGATCGACGGGGCCTCACCACGCGTGACCTACTTCAGGATCGTGCTGCCGCATCTGCGACCGGCGCTCGCCGTGGCCACGATCATCAACATCATCAACGTCTACAACAACTTCCCCATCCTCAGCGTCGTCACCGGAGCGCTGCCGGGATACGACGCCGACACCACGACCACGCTGATGTTCAAAGTGCTCCAGGACATGCGTGACTCGGGCATGGCCTCGGCGCTCGCCGTACTCAACCTGATCATCGTCATCGTGGTGATCGCGGTGTACATCCGGATCGTGAAACCTCTGAAGGCGGTCGACGAATGA
- a CDS encoding TetR/AcrR family transcriptional regulator produces the protein MSMSLSADLWPDVQPDAARRLMLAGVESFAQRGYHATTTRDIASNAGMSPAALYVHFPSKAALLFEISRSGHEQALNLVASAAEQADDPVEAMREIVERFVAWHARRHTVARVVQYELDALPEKEYRVVVELRREIERIVHDLVVAGAEAGDFTVSDPMTAARAVLSLGVDVARWYTERSRKSPTALGREYGELVLRMLGADPDRSPDRSS, from the coding sequence ATGTCGATGTCGCTGTCGGCCGATTTGTGGCCGGATGTTCAACCGGACGCGGCGCGGCGGCTCATGCTCGCTGGTGTCGAGTCCTTCGCCCAGCGCGGCTACCACGCCACCACCACCCGCGACATCGCGTCCAACGCCGGTATGAGCCCGGCCGCGTTGTACGTGCACTTCCCGTCCAAGGCCGCGCTGCTGTTCGAGATCAGTCGCAGCGGCCACGAGCAGGCCCTCAACCTCGTGGCCAGCGCCGCCGAGCAGGCCGACGATCCGGTGGAGGCCATGCGGGAGATCGTGGAGCGGTTCGTCGCCTGGCACGCACGACGCCACACGGTCGCGCGGGTGGTGCAGTACGAACTCGACGCGTTGCCGGAGAAGGAGTACCGCGTCGTCGTCGAGTTACGCCGGGAGATCGAACGGATCGTGCACGATCTCGTGGTGGCGGGCGCCGAAGCGGGCGACTTCACGGTGTCGGACCCGATGACGGCCGCGCGCGCGGTGCTCTCCTTAGGGGTGGACGTCGCTCGCTGGTACACCGAGCGGTCGCGCAAATCACCCACCGCATTGGGCCGGGAGTACGGGGAGCTCGTCCTGCGCATGCTGGGCGCCGACCCGGACCGGTCGCCGGACCGATCGAGCTGA
- a CDS encoding ABC transporter substrate-binding protein, translating to MTRRSRATALVAATAIALTACSGGGSDDGSVELTMLAASYSDNTKKLWEEVIAEFEDANPGVTVNLEIQSWENINDVIRTRVQTNKAPDILSIDTFAGYVEDDLLYSADELVSQETIDDFQDSFRENASVDGKQYGFPLIASARALFVNDDLLEQAGVEEPPTTWDELYDAAKAITESTDAYGYGLPLGSEESQAEAGIWFLGAGGGYGTPDKITVDTPQNLEAARFMKRLYDDGLTQPDAGATQRTPMLDQFIQGKFGMAMGLPPIVGMIEEKNPDLNYSIVDIPTKDGEKVTLGVADHLMAFRNDEDKTEEIGAFLEFFYQPENYLKFVETEGFLPVTKSGAEESTDEAMKPFLELLPHAQFYPSTNPAWATAQAAMQSQIGLIVSGDDPKQVLSAIQAEIDNA from the coding sequence GTGACAAGACGATCGCGGGCCACTGCCCTGGTCGCGGCGACCGCGATAGCGCTCACCGCCTGCTCGGGCGGAGGCTCGGACGACGGCAGTGTCGAACTGACGATGCTCGCGGCGTCCTATTCGGACAACACGAAGAAGCTCTGGGAGGAGGTGATCGCAGAGTTCGAGGACGCCAACCCGGGCGTGACCGTCAACCTGGAGATCCAGTCGTGGGAGAACATCAACGACGTCATCCGCACGCGGGTGCAGACGAACAAAGCCCCCGACATCCTGAGCATCGACACCTTCGCCGGGTACGTGGAGGACGACCTGTTGTACTCGGCTGACGAGTTGGTGTCGCAGGAGACGATCGACGACTTCCAGGATTCCTTCCGGGAGAACGCCTCCGTCGACGGCAAACAGTACGGCTTCCCCCTGATCGCCTCGGCGAGGGCCCTGTTCGTCAACGACGACCTGCTGGAGCAGGCGGGCGTCGAAGAACCGCCCACGACCTGGGACGAGCTGTACGACGCGGCGAAGGCGATCACCGAATCCACCGACGCCTACGGCTACGGTCTCCCGCTCGGGTCGGAGGAATCGCAGGCCGAGGCGGGAATCTGGTTCCTCGGCGCGGGCGGCGGCTACGGCACGCCGGACAAGATCACCGTGGACACGCCCCAGAACCTGGAGGCGGCGCGGTTCATGAAGCGCCTCTACGACGACGGCTTGACCCAGCCCGACGCCGGAGCCACCCAGCGCACTCCCATGCTGGACCAGTTCATCCAGGGCAAATTCGGCATGGCGATGGGTCTTCCACCGATCGTGGGCATGATCGAGGAGAAGAACCCCGACCTGAATTACTCCATCGTGGACATTCCCACGAAGGACGGCGAGAAGGTGACGTTGGGTGTGGCCGACCACCTCATGGCCTTCCGCAACGACGAGGACAAGACGGAGGAGATCGGGGCGTTCCTCGAATTCTTCTACCAGCCGGAGAACTACCTGAAGTTCGTCGAGACCGAGGGTTTCCTGCCCGTCACCAAGTCCGGCGCGGAGGAGAGCACCGACGAGGCCATGAAACCGTTCCTCGAACTGTTGCCCCACGCGCAGTTCTACCCGTCGACCAACCCCGCGTGGGCCACTGCCCAGGCGGCCATGCAGTCACAGATCGGGTTGATCGTCTCGGGTGACGACCCGAAACAGGTGTTGTCCGCCATCCAAGCCGAGATCGACAACGCCTGA
- a CDS encoding TetR/AcrR family transcriptional regulator, with protein sequence MGERTPRRDRLREQLSHDIKRSARRLLVEQGPSTLTLSAIARDVEVTAPALYRYYAGLHDIVRSLAADLITELVEEMRSAVERRPPHDLAGRLRAATYAFREWSVSHVVEFGLLFGAPSPEAGPAQAELAKDWMVRLGGVWGPLVFETWRRQRFPVPAESGMPVDLLEQMSNYREAIGQPELPAGVIMVFLDCWRQIYGAVCLEVFGHMGPAITDHEPLFRTMVDELLARLGFPGRELR encoded by the coding sequence GTGGGTGAGCGAACTCCGCGGCGGGACAGGTTACGTGAGCAGTTGAGTCACGACATCAAACGCAGTGCGCGACGCCTGCTGGTCGAGCAGGGGCCTTCCACGTTGACCTTGAGCGCGATCGCACGGGACGTCGAGGTGACGGCACCGGCTCTGTACCGGTACTACGCCGGACTGCACGACATCGTGCGTAGCCTGGCCGCGGATCTGATCACCGAATTGGTCGAGGAGATGCGGTCGGCGGTGGAGCGCCGGCCCCCACACGATTTGGCTGGGCGGCTGCGGGCGGCGACGTATGCCTTCCGGGAGTGGTCGGTCTCGCACGTCGTCGAGTTCGGTCTGCTGTTCGGTGCGCCGAGCCCTGAAGCGGGTCCGGCGCAGGCCGAGCTCGCCAAGGACTGGATGGTGCGGCTTGGCGGGGTGTGGGGACCTCTGGTGTTCGAGACGTGGCGGCGACAGCGGTTTCCCGTCCCGGCCGAGAGCGGCATGCCCGTGGACCTGCTCGAACAGATGTCCAACTACCGCGAGGCCATCGGTCAACCCGAACTCCCGGCCGGGGTCATCATGGTGTTCCTCGACTGTTGGCGGCAGATCTACGGTGCGGTGTGTCTGGAGGTCTTCGGACACATGGGACCGGCGATCACCGACCACGAGCCGCTGTTTCGGACCATGGTGGACGAGCTTCTGGCCCGGCTCGGTTTCCCCGGTCGCGAACTCCGCTGA
- a CDS encoding class II fructose-bisphosphate aldolase yields MPLVTPHDALRRARRERRGLAAFNVIQLEHAEAYAAAAEATGCTIVLQISQNAVRYRGALAPLAKAVTAVAEASSAPLVLHLDHADDRALVREALELGFTSVMFDASALPYADNVASTAEVVAEAHAVGAAVEAELGEIGGKDGVHAPGVRTDPKEAAEFVRDTGVDSLAVAVGSSHAMLERTAVLDLDLIDELRKAVDVPLVLHGSSGVPDATLTAAIRAGMTKINIATHLNHALTDAVRNYLAEHPTVVDPRKYLGAGRAAMTEEVIRLLGVLDAV; encoded by the coding sequence ATGCCCCTGGTGACCCCGCACGACGCCCTGCGCCGCGCTCGCCGGGAACGTCGTGGTCTGGCCGCGTTCAACGTCATCCAACTCGAACACGCCGAAGCGTACGCGGCGGCGGCCGAGGCGACCGGCTGCACGATCGTGTTGCAGATCAGCCAGAACGCCGTGCGCTACCGCGGTGCGCTGGCACCACTGGCGAAAGCGGTGACCGCCGTGGCCGAGGCGTCGTCGGCGCCGTTGGTGCTGCATCTCGACCACGCCGACGACCGCGCCCTCGTTCGCGAGGCCCTGGAACTGGGGTTCACGTCGGTGATGTTCGACGCCTCCGCACTGCCTTATGCCGACAACGTGGCGAGCACGGCGGAGGTCGTGGCCGAGGCCCACGCCGTGGGAGCGGCCGTGGAGGCGGAACTGGGCGAGATCGGCGGCAAGGACGGGGTGCACGCCCCCGGTGTACGCACCGATCCGAAGGAGGCGGCCGAGTTCGTCCGTGACACCGGCGTCGATTCGCTGGCGGTCGCGGTGGGCTCCTCGCACGCGATGCTCGAACGCACCGCCGTCCTCGACCTGGATCTGATCGACGAACTCCGCAAAGCCGTGGACGTGCCACTGGTGCTGCACGGATCGTCGGGTGTGCCCGATGCGACGTTGACCGCCGCCATCCGCGCCGGGATGACGAAAATCAACATCGCCACGCACCTCAACCACGCACTCACCGACGCCGTGCGGAACTATCTCGCCGAACACCCCACGGTGGTGGACCCGCGCAAATACCTCGGTGCGGGCCGCGCCGCGATGACCGAGGAGGTCATCCGCCTGCTGGGCGTCCTCGACGCCGTGTGA
- a CDS encoding carbohydrate ABC transporter permease, with protein sequence MSTAAETTAPTTEPATPTPPGPPRRRSRRTREAPGARGSTPLRMIAGAIVAIVFLLPYLVMLVGSFKSRPEILRIPPTYLPEEWLPENYVSMWSTPETPLPDNLTSTLVIAGCATLLTLAVATPAAYYTARFRFPGRLAFLFCVLVTQMLQPAVLVAGLFRQVLSWGIQDTWLAMILINAAFNMSFATWIMHSFFAAIPKELDEAAQLDGAGRWTVFFRVTLPLVWPGIVTAVIFTFVAAWNEFAASLVILTSAENQPLSVALTKFVGQYDSAWQYVFGVSIVAIVPVVILFAFIEKRLVAGLTAGSVK encoded by the coding sequence ATGAGCACTGCTGCCGAGACCACCGCCCCGACCACGGAACCGGCCACCCCGACTCCCCCGGGTCCACCGCGACGCCGGTCCCGCCGGACCCGGGAAGCGCCGGGCGCTCGAGGGTCGACACCCCTGCGCATGATCGCCGGGGCGATCGTCGCGATCGTCTTCCTGCTGCCCTACCTCGTGATGCTCGTGGGCTCGTTCAAGTCACGCCCGGAGATCCTGCGCATACCGCCCACATACCTGCCGGAGGAATGGCTTCCGGAGAACTACGTCTCCATGTGGTCGACTCCGGAGACACCGCTGCCCGACAACCTCACGTCCACCCTGGTCATCGCGGGATGTGCCACACTGCTGACCCTGGCCGTGGCCACCCCCGCGGCGTACTACACGGCACGGTTCCGTTTCCCGGGTCGTCTGGCGTTCCTGTTCTGCGTGCTGGTGACCCAGATGCTGCAACCGGCCGTGCTGGTGGCCGGGCTGTTCCGACAGGTGCTGTCGTGGGGTATCCAGGACACCTGGCTCGCCATGATCCTGATCAACGCGGCGTTCAACATGTCGTTCGCCACCTGGATCATGCACTCGTTCTTCGCGGCGATCCCCAAGGAACTCGACGAGGCGGCCCAGCTCGACGGCGCGGGACGGTGGACCGTGTTCTTCCGCGTCACCTTGCCGTTGGTGTGGCCGGGTATCGTCACGGCGGTCATCTTCACGTTCGTGGCGGCGTGGAACGAGTTCGCGGCCTCGTTGGTGATCCTGACCTCGGCGGAGAACCAGCCGCTCTCGGTGGCGCTGACGAAATTCGTGGGTCAGTACGACTCGGCCTGGCAGTACGTGTTCGGCGTCTCCATCGTGGCGATCGTGCCGGTGGTCATCCTGTTCGCCTTCATCGAGAAACGACTCGTCGCCGGTCTGACGGCGGGAAGCGTCAAGTAG